A window of Pirellula sp. SH-Sr6A contains these coding sequences:
- a CDS encoding GNAT family N-acetyltransferase — translation MTELPPFLPGDQPLPDPLNPVKAGESDKESGKRDVLNLSIRRAKFDDQDAIMQLLEPFVEQKKLLHRTRAEILLLMGTGFVAEVTEGEPARKRIIGFSAVEIYSRKLGEIQCLAVADGYHGHGIGSSLVKACVELAREKGILEVMAISSSDAFLRNLGFDYSLPEQKRALFYQLHSRDEIFNSDE, via the coding sequence TTGACTGAGCTACCACCTTTTCTTCCAGGCGACCAACCTCTGCCGGATCCCTTGAACCCTGTCAAAGCAGGAGAGTCGGACAAGGAATCGGGTAAGAGAGATGTATTGAATTTGTCGATTCGCCGGGCCAAGTTTGACGATCAAGATGCCATTATGCAGCTCTTGGAGCCGTTCGTCGAACAGAAGAAACTCCTCCACCGAACACGAGCCGAGATCCTCCTGTTGATGGGGACTGGATTCGTCGCCGAAGTGACCGAAGGGGAACCGGCTCGGAAGCGGATCATCGGTTTCTCTGCGGTGGAGATCTATTCGCGAAAGCTTGGAGAGATTCAATGCTTAGCCGTCGCCGATGGATACCACGGTCACGGCATTGGCAGCTCTCTCGTGAAAGCCTGCGTCGAGCTTGCTCGCGAAAAAGGAATTCTCGAGGTGATGGCGATCAGTTCCTCCGACGCTTTCCTGCGCAACTTGGGTTTCGACTACTCGCTTCCCGAACAAAAGCGTGCACTCTTCTACCAACTTCACTCGCGCGACGAGATCTTCAACAGCGACGAGTAG
- the nadC gene encoding carboxylating nicotinate-nucleotide diphosphorylase has product MQSDYRSQTIDPPLLDDLAQLVRLAIREDLDRIADLTTMALVPEGVHGAAVIQARSSGVAAGVDLIEAMIQEMDCSIGLETFVGDGEVFAAGQALAELSGEARDLLTCERTILNFLGRMCGIATLTSQYVALVQGTHAKVYDTRKTTPGWRRLEKYSVRCGGGRNHRLGLFDGVLIKDNHLACRAASDGTLLDPGAAVRAAKEYLASGAFKFDSMPMIEIEIDSVSQLESALNASPDIVLLDNMDVETLERCVALRDAVHPAVQLEASGGVNLKTIAGIARTGVDRISVGALTHSAINLDLGLDWKLGIST; this is encoded by the coding sequence ATGCAGAGCGACTACCGATCGCAAACTATCGACCCGCCACTGCTCGACGACCTTGCGCAGTTGGTTCGTTTGGCGATACGCGAAGATCTAGATCGGATCGCTGACTTGACCACCATGGCGTTGGTACCTGAAGGCGTGCACGGGGCTGCCGTGATTCAAGCGAGGAGTAGCGGAGTCGCGGCTGGCGTCGATTTGATCGAAGCGATGATCCAAGAAATGGACTGTTCGATCGGGTTGGAAACGTTTGTGGGAGATGGTGAGGTCTTCGCAGCGGGGCAAGCCCTCGCGGAGCTTTCGGGCGAGGCCCGAGATCTTTTAACTTGCGAGCGAACGATCTTGAACTTTTTGGGACGGATGTGTGGCATCGCCACATTGACTTCGCAGTACGTCGCTCTGGTGCAAGGGACGCACGCGAAAGTTTACGACACTAGGAAAACGACACCGGGTTGGAGACGTTTGGAAAAGTACTCCGTGCGGTGCGGAGGGGGACGCAATCACCGCTTGGGGCTCTTTGATGGTGTGTTGATCAAGGACAATCATTTGGCTTGCAGGGCAGCATCCGATGGAACGCTGCTCGATCCGGGGGCTGCAGTCCGTGCGGCCAAGGAATACCTCGCAAGCGGTGCATTCAAATTCGATTCGATGCCGATGATCGAAATCGAGATCGATAGCGTCTCGCAATTGGAATCGGCATTGAATGCCTCCCCGGATATTGTTCTTCTCGACAATATGGATGTGGAAACGCTGGAGCGTTGCGTTGCCCTGCGCGATGCAGTCCATCCGGCCGTGCAACTGGAGGCGTCCGGCGGAGTCAATCTCAAGACGATTGCGGGGATCGCCCGAACCGGAGTGGATCGGATCAGCGTCGGAGCATTGACCCACTCGGCGATCAATCTTGACTTAGGTCTGGATTGGAAGCTTGGAATTTCCACCTAG
- the argS gene encoding arginine--tRNA ligase has product MQLLHTIRAKFEPILSLWLPETAALQASLERIVASRDASLADYQANVAMPLQKIVGKPPLEIAEDIVKGLRVEDLCSEVGIAGGGYVNLRLSHAFLESALEMAYQSEKIGVEGAREPKTVVVDYSSPNVAKPMHVGHIRSTVIGDSIAKILRFLGHHVITDNHLGDWGTQFGMIIYGYKHFRDEEAFQKAPVAELGRLYRVVQRIIGYQSLVTNLPTLERNTVLAAEKLQSVTEKQAAAPNDKKLQKELKSASNAAKESVAELESAKQAIASAQSDTLFLERCDAHPQLESRVLKETSKLHHGDQENLGLWEAFLPHCKEEIHGIYERLNVQFDHELGESFYHDMLPAVIEELMAKDLAAPSEGAICVFLDGFDAPMIVQKQDGAYLYSTTDLATALFREREFEPDACLYVVDHRQSEHFQKLFAVLQKLGLTHTTFKHVSFGTVMGQDGKPFKTRSGENIGLESMLDEAIARAWEVVCNPNRIKSFGMELTDEEKRDIANKVGIGAIKYADLSHNRTSDYVFDMDKMVQLEGNTAAYIQYSYARTRSILRRASGEEFQITDWPAAAIQIAQPAERALAMQILRFEDTLVQSTHDYLPSVVTDYLYELAKLFSSFFDQCPVLKAESPELIRSRLKLTELTGRVLKKGLEVLGIETVERM; this is encoded by the coding sequence ATGCAACTGCTTCACACGATACGAGCCAAGTTTGAACCGATCCTAAGCCTATGGCTTCCCGAGACTGCCGCCTTGCAGGCTTCCTTGGAACGCATCGTCGCCTCTCGCGATGCCTCGCTCGCCGACTATCAAGCCAACGTGGCGATGCCATTGCAAAAAATCGTTGGCAAGCCGCCACTCGAAATTGCCGAAGACATTGTGAAGGGTTTGCGCGTCGAGGATCTATGCAGTGAGGTTGGAATCGCAGGAGGTGGGTATGTGAACCTGCGTCTCTCGCATGCGTTTCTCGAAAGCGCATTGGAAATGGCCTATCAATCGGAAAAGATAGGCGTGGAGGGTGCGCGCGAGCCGAAGACTGTGGTCGTCGACTACTCCTCCCCCAACGTCGCCAAACCGATGCACGTCGGACATATTCGCTCCACCGTGATCGGAGATTCGATCGCAAAAATCCTTCGATTCCTTGGGCATCATGTCATCACCGACAACCATCTCGGAGATTGGGGCACGCAGTTTGGGATGATCATCTATGGTTACAAACACTTCCGCGATGAGGAGGCTTTTCAGAAAGCACCTGTCGCGGAGTTGGGACGACTTTACCGCGTCGTGCAACGGATCATCGGATACCAATCGCTCGTGACCAACCTCCCCACCTTGGAACGCAACACGGTTCTCGCCGCGGAGAAGTTGCAGTCGGTTACCGAAAAGCAAGCCGCTGCACCGAACGACAAGAAGCTTCAGAAGGAGCTCAAGTCGGCCAGCAACGCAGCCAAGGAATCCGTAGCGGAGCTGGAGTCCGCGAAACAGGCAATCGCCAGCGCGCAGTCGGACACGCTCTTTCTCGAACGATGCGATGCTCACCCTCAACTGGAGTCGCGAGTCCTAAAAGAAACGTCGAAACTACATCATGGGGACCAGGAGAATCTCGGACTCTGGGAAGCGTTTTTGCCTCATTGCAAAGAGGAAATTCACGGGATCTACGAGCGGTTGAACGTTCAGTTCGATCACGAGTTGGGAGAGAGCTTTTACCACGACATGTTGCCGGCGGTGATCGAAGAGTTGATGGCAAAGGACCTGGCAGCACCGAGCGAAGGGGCCATCTGCGTATTCCTCGACGGTTTCGACGCGCCAATGATCGTGCAAAAGCAGGATGGGGCCTATCTCTATTCCACGACCGACCTAGCGACCGCCCTGTTTCGGGAAAGAGAATTCGAACCCGATGCGTGCCTATACGTTGTGGACCACCGGCAGAGCGAACATTTCCAAAAGCTCTTCGCGGTCCTCCAGAAGCTTGGTCTAACCCACACCACGTTCAAGCATGTCAGCTTCGGGACGGTCATGGGGCAGGACGGCAAGCCTTTCAAAACGCGGTCGGGTGAAAACATTGGATTGGAATCGATGTTGGATGAGGCCATCGCGAGAGCGTGGGAAGTCGTTTGCAATCCCAATAGGATCAAATCGTTTGGGATGGAACTCACCGACGAAGAAAAGCGGGATATCGCTAACAAGGTAGGAATCGGGGCGATCAAGTACGCCGATTTGAGCCATAACCGAACCAGCGATTACGTATTCGATATGGACAAGATGGTGCAGCTCGAAGGGAACACGGCAGCGTACATTCAATATTCCTATGCGAGAACGCGAAGCATCCTCCGCCGCGCATCGGGAGAAGAATTTCAAATCACAGACTGGCCTGCAGCGGCCATCCAAATCGCACAGCCAGCTGAACGAGCTCTCGCGATGCAAATCCTTCGTTTCGAAGACACGCTTGTTCAGTCGACCCACGACTATTTGCCGAGCGTCGTCACCGATTATCTCTATGAGCTCGCGAAACTATTCAGCAGCTTCTTTGATCAATGCCCGGTGTTGAAGGCGGAGAGCCCAGAGTTGATTCGTTCGCGTCTCAAGCTGACTGAATTGACCGGAAGAGTTCTCAAGAAAGGGCTTGAAGTGCTCGGTATCGAAACCGTCGAACGCATGTGA
- the epmB gene encoding EF-P beta-lysylation protein EpmB yields MANEPIAPAIDSWQESMKRAIRTPNELLQTLHINPSELDWSHVGQSEFPLFAPLEFVARMERGNPRDPLFLQVWPAREESQTADHFRADPVGDLAVEKAPGLLHKYQGRVLMIASGACAIHCRYCFRRHYPYETAPKSMQHWEESFLAIERDSSIREVILSGGDPLSLVDATLTRWIDRIEAIPHVHRLRLHTRLPVVIPSRVTTGLVERLARSRLAHWVVLHINHANEIDDAVAAAIARLRNAGSTVLNQAVLLRGVNDDPDSLTKLFERLIDLRVGPYYLHQLDRVQGAAHWEVPETVGRELLQEVRKRLPGYAVPLYVREIAGEENKTPL; encoded by the coding sequence ATGGCGAATGAGCCAATCGCGCCGGCGATCGATAGCTGGCAGGAGTCGATGAAGCGGGCGATCCGAACGCCGAACGAACTTCTCCAAACCCTGCACATCAACCCTTCCGAACTCGATTGGTCTCACGTGGGGCAATCAGAATTTCCCCTCTTTGCCCCCCTTGAATTCGTCGCACGCATGGAGCGGGGCAATCCTCGCGATCCTCTGTTTCTTCAGGTCTGGCCAGCGCGCGAAGAATCCCAAACCGCTGACCACTTTCGCGCCGATCCCGTTGGAGATCTGGCGGTTGAGAAGGCACCCGGGCTACTGCACAAGTACCAAGGGAGGGTGCTGATGATTGCCAGCGGGGCCTGCGCGATTCACTGTCGCTACTGTTTCCGTCGCCATTATCCCTACGAGACTGCCCCCAAATCGATGCAGCATTGGGAGGAGTCGTTTTTGGCGATCGAGAGGGACAGCTCGATACGTGAAGTGATCCTTTCCGGAGGGGATCCCCTAAGCTTGGTCGATGCGACCTTGACGCGCTGGATCGATCGCATCGAAGCAATCCCCCATGTGCACCGGCTTCGTCTGCACACCCGATTGCCAGTCGTCATTCCAAGCCGCGTGACAACGGGCTTGGTCGAGCGTCTCGCTCGTTCCCGATTGGCCCATTGGGTGGTCCTGCATATCAATCACGCCAACGAAATCGACGACGCAGTTGCGGCTGCGATCGCACGGTTGCGAAACGCGGGTTCCACAGTCCTCAATCAGGCCGTATTGTTGCGAGGTGTGAACGACGACCCTGATTCATTGACCAAACTATTCGAACGCTTGATCGATCTTCGAGTAGGACCGTATTACTTGCACCAGCTCGATCGCGTCCAAGGAGCCGCTCATTGGGAAGTCCCCGAAACTGTCGGACGCGAGCTGTTACAGGAAGTACGAAAACGCTTGCCCGGCTACGCAGTTCCCCTTTATGTTCGCGAAATCGCCGGTGAAGAAAACAAAACACCGCTTTGA
- a CDS encoding PVC-type heme-binding CxxCH protein encodes MKQTISFSLILGWLCLAMSLRADAQFRAGATAKNIDPKQFPVWVNGGIAGYQADSVRESLYSRTLVLEDGKTAIAIAIVDNCILPHEVTDRAKVLAHQATGIPPERILIAATHTHSAVAVAGTHGCPIQEDYAAALPNWIAEGIQEAQSRLVPARIGFGSTTADRYIYCRDWLMKPGAANSTLFTGRNVDWVSMNPGHENEKKRAPVGSIDRHIPILSVQDQDGNHLALLASFGTHYAGAKALSSDYFGFVCNRLARELRSDAPERFVGLMANGTSGNANCIDFSKPREPFTFTDVGTYVSDLILEAVQEIEYRSDVTIDSEFASFDVAVRMPSAEEVSQAKNWIASHLQDRLPKTMDENYARETVLLSELPATRVMNVQALRVGDMVIAANPCESYGETGLKIRQASPFAHTMNIGLANGHCGYIPPPEMFQLGSYTTWRARTSCLEEFAEPKMVDAIQRLVNQLHGRVRKVALQQRSSEGKMVTLEEQPKPPVAPEMSIGFMQTDGNQKVDLIASEPMVFDPIAMQFDGQGKLWVVEMGDYPHPSPAGHSRVVILSDSNSDGVMDTRSVFQDGLRFATGVQPWANGAFVTVEGKLLFLSDDNHDGRADSQSIWLEGFTAGNPQLRANHPTITPDGWLTIASGLRLGKVQTGKDYPFAKQSVDATGGDIRFHLVTGKLEAIAGPTQYGIAFDLAGRRYGCSNRQPCFVVQVEKVQSSESPLSGFAPAIRNVLAAEAESQVHPLVQAWTTSNLHAGQFTAACGVTLVEGEWMGRGSGIHILACEPTGSLVQCRSLSRRPDGHLEARKDGREDREFLASRDPWFRPVDLVRGPGQSLYVVDMYRAVIEHPEWVPDELKHRPDERDGDGMGRIYRIREQKDAPESPVAVGSDQNLVDLLAHADRWVQRQAVLRILEQIHSSKISETDLDGLRRVTRVEPRTGEQNAAARERVSIAAQLLFAAQSFRPADAIALFRSHDSELQVLGARLVAEVARNTSEESKRDWMAPELIECLREGLHAEQREWSQLSAWSLAWIGLDRLSLETQESIDRGAIAKLIASPEDRLLWMGTSKLLEKEGFAFLLQYLKTLQNAGPTEAEGVSPTELEAIERLAKRMASQTPAGWLGELNALWHSDAKPRSARTEGVALAILSGQLTGGWKGMGLREDAIASIEQVARDSKTLQHRILAIRCLGGLDGVSRLRKEQLYVSCLESEWEGVVLEGIRGLSRLSSPVLTTWVADRVSSVSPSLRNELVSIALRDAAYSESLVQALESKRLSPRLLSPSQLASLQKLPAAELRERAAAVMATLSNESREKVIARYRLAQSEKKGESDFATGQALFGKHCASCHRIDGVGVAIGPDISDSRIQSYEKLLTAVLDPNQTIDANYFRYLARTEDGEVVEGILKEANAQSVVLEQQNGVRRTLSRDELEEFKSSGQSMMPEGFEALITPTEMGELLWYIKNWRYQRDGIPASAILPGRE; translated from the coding sequence ATGAAACAAACTATCTCTTTCTCGTTGATCCTGGGCTGGTTATGTCTCGCGATGAGTCTCCGAGCCGACGCCCAGTTCCGGGCCGGAGCAACCGCGAAGAATATCGATCCAAAGCAATTTCCCGTTTGGGTCAATGGCGGAATTGCGGGCTACCAGGCCGACAGCGTCCGGGAATCTCTCTATTCGCGGACGCTTGTTCTCGAGGATGGGAAGACGGCCATTGCCATCGCGATCGTCGACAATTGCATTTTGCCCCATGAAGTAACCGATCGGGCCAAGGTCTTGGCGCATCAAGCGACCGGCATTCCTCCCGAACGGATCTTGATTGCCGCTACCCATACCCACTCGGCAGTAGCGGTCGCGGGCACGCACGGCTGCCCCATCCAAGAGGACTACGCTGCGGCGCTTCCGAATTGGATCGCGGAAGGTATTCAGGAAGCGCAATCCCGTCTGGTACCCGCCCGAATCGGGTTCGGATCGACAACGGCGGATCGCTATATCTATTGCCGCGATTGGCTGATGAAGCCAGGCGCGGCCAATAGTACCCTTTTCACCGGTCGCAATGTGGACTGGGTTTCTATGAATCCAGGCCACGAAAACGAGAAAAAACGGGCTCCGGTCGGTTCGATCGATCGTCATATTCCTATTCTCAGTGTCCAAGACCAAGACGGAAACCATCTCGCCTTGCTCGCCAGTTTTGGAACCCACTACGCCGGTGCTAAGGCCCTCTCGTCCGATTACTTCGGATTTGTTTGTAACCGCTTAGCAAGAGAATTGCGCAGCGATGCACCCGAGCGTTTTGTCGGATTGATGGCAAACGGAACCAGTGGAAACGCGAACTGCATCGACTTTAGCAAACCACGCGAGCCCTTTACCTTCACCGATGTCGGTACCTACGTCAGCGACTTGATCCTCGAAGCGGTTCAAGAGATTGAGTACCGTTCTGATGTTACGATCGATAGCGAATTCGCAAGCTTCGATGTTGCCGTACGGATGCCCAGTGCTGAAGAAGTATCGCAGGCCAAGAATTGGATTGCGTCGCACTTGCAGGATCGATTGCCCAAAACGATGGACGAGAACTACGCACGTGAAACCGTTCTGCTTAGCGAGCTCCCCGCAACCCGTGTGATGAATGTTCAAGCGCTGAGGGTAGGGGATATGGTTATTGCCGCAAATCCGTGCGAATCCTACGGAGAAACCGGATTGAAAATCCGCCAAGCTAGCCCGTTTGCACACACGATGAACATCGGTCTGGCGAACGGCCACTGTGGCTATATCCCTCCACCAGAAATGTTTCAGCTCGGTAGCTATACCACTTGGCGAGCCCGAACCAGTTGTTTGGAAGAGTTTGCGGAGCCGAAGATGGTGGACGCAATCCAGCGATTGGTGAACCAATTGCACGGACGAGTTCGAAAGGTAGCCCTTCAACAACGCTCATCGGAGGGAAAAATGGTCACGCTGGAGGAGCAACCAAAGCCTCCGGTTGCACCGGAGATGTCGATCGGATTCATGCAGACGGATGGGAATCAGAAGGTGGATTTGATTGCGTCTGAACCGATGGTTTTCGATCCCATCGCGATGCAGTTCGATGGGCAAGGCAAACTTTGGGTTGTCGAGATGGGGGACTATCCTCACCCTTCGCCAGCGGGGCATTCCCGCGTGGTGATCTTGAGCGATTCGAACAGCGATGGGGTCATGGACACGCGGTCGGTATTCCAAGATGGCTTGCGATTTGCAACCGGTGTTCAGCCTTGGGCCAATGGAGCCTTCGTTACCGTCGAAGGGAAGCTGCTCTTTTTGAGCGACGACAACCACGATGGTCGGGCCGATTCGCAGTCGATTTGGCTCGAAGGGTTTACGGCGGGAAATCCACAGTTGCGTGCCAATCACCCCACGATCACGCCCGATGGATGGCTTACCATTGCAAGCGGTCTTCGACTTGGAAAAGTCCAGACGGGAAAGGATTACCCCTTTGCGAAGCAGTCGGTGGATGCGACCGGAGGTGACATTCGGTTTCATCTCGTAACCGGGAAGCTGGAAGCGATTGCAGGTCCGACGCAATATGGCATAGCATTCGATCTCGCCGGTCGCAGATATGGTTGTTCAAATCGACAACCCTGCTTTGTGGTGCAGGTGGAAAAGGTGCAATCGAGCGAAAGCCCTCTTTCCGGTTTTGCTCCTGCTATTCGAAACGTTCTAGCCGCCGAAGCCGAGTCGCAGGTGCATCCTCTCGTTCAGGCTTGGACCACTTCGAATTTGCATGCAGGGCAGTTCACGGCCGCGTGCGGCGTGACGCTGGTAGAGGGGGAATGGATGGGACGAGGATCAGGAATCCACATTCTCGCTTGCGAACCAACCGGTAGCCTAGTGCAGTGTCGCAGCTTGTCCAGGAGACCGGATGGTCACCTGGAAGCTCGAAAGGATGGGCGTGAAGATCGAGAGTTTCTCGCCAGCCGGGATCCCTGGTTCCGTCCCGTCGATTTGGTACGAGGTCCTGGGCAATCGCTCTACGTCGTGGATATGTATCGAGCGGTCATCGAACATCCGGAATGGGTACCGGACGAGCTCAAGCATCGGCCGGATGAGCGGGACGGCGATGGGATGGGTCGCATTTATCGTATTCGTGAACAAAAAGATGCGCCAGAGTCTCCAGTCGCGGTCGGGTCGGATCAGAATCTCGTGGATCTTCTTGCCCATGCGGATCGATGGGTTCAGCGGCAAGCCGTGTTGCGAATCTTGGAACAAATCCATTCCTCGAAGATCAGTGAAACAGATTTAGATGGGCTTCGCCGGGTTACGAGAGTCGAGCCGAGAACGGGAGAACAGAACGCCGCCGCGCGCGAGAGGGTGTCCATTGCAGCCCAGCTCCTCTTCGCAGCCCAATCGTTTCGGCCAGCGGATGCCATCGCCCTTTTTAGGAGCCATGACAGCGAACTCCAAGTTTTAGGAGCGAGGCTCGTGGCGGAGGTCGCGCGGAATACTTCGGAGGAATCCAAACGGGACTGGATGGCACCGGAGTTGATAGAGTGCTTGCGCGAGGGATTGCATGCGGAACAGCGAGAGTGGAGTCAGCTGTCGGCATGGTCCCTCGCTTGGATCGGTTTGGATCGATTGTCGCTGGAAACGCAGGAGTCCATCGATAGGGGGGCGATAGCCAAACTGATCGCATCACCGGAAGACCGTCTTCTTTGGATGGGGACATCGAAGCTTTTAGAAAAGGAGGGGTTCGCCTTCCTATTGCAGTATTTGAAGACTCTGCAGAACGCCGGTCCCACCGAGGCCGAAGGTGTCTCTCCGACCGAGTTGGAGGCAATCGAGCGATTGGCGAAGCGCATGGCGAGCCAAACTCCAGCCGGTTGGCTTGGCGAGTTGAACGCGCTTTGGCACTCCGATGCGAAGCCGCGATCGGCGCGAACCGAGGGGGTGGCGTTGGCAATTCTTTCTGGACAATTGACCGGTGGTTGGAAGGGGATGGGGCTACGAGAGGATGCCATCGCCTCGATCGAGCAGGTCGCTCGGGACTCCAAAACATTGCAGCATCGAATCCTGGCGATCCGCTGCCTCGGGGGGCTCGACGGTGTTTCGCGACTTCGAAAGGAACAGCTTTATGTCTCGTGTTTGGAGAGCGAATGGGAGGGGGTGGTGTTGGAAGGAATTCGAGGCCTGAGTCGACTGTCGAGCCCCGTTCTCACAACGTGGGTTGCCGATCGGGTTAGCAGCGTTTCTCCGAGTCTTCGCAATGAACTGGTTTCGATTGCCCTGCGAGATGCAGCGTATAGCGAGTCGTTGGTCCAAGCGTTGGAGTCGAAGCGATTATCTCCCCGACTGCTAAGTCCGTCTCAGCTGGCAAGCTTGCAAAAGCTGCCTGCCGCCGAATTACGAGAACGCGCGGCGGCAGTCATGGCTACTCTTTCCAATGAATCGCGGGAAAAAGTCATCGCGCGCTATCGTTTGGCCCAATCGGAGAAGAAGGGGGAGTCGGATTTTGCGACAGGGCAAGCCTTGTTTGGTAAGCACTGCGCGTCGTGCCATCGCATCGACGGAGTTGGCGTTGCCATTGGCCCTGATATCTCCGATTCCCGCATTCAGAGCTATGAAAAGCTTTTGACGGCCGTTCTGGATCCCAATCAAACCATCGATGCCAATTATTTCCGCTATCTCGCGAGGACCGAGGACGGGGAAGTGGTTGAAGGGATTCTCAAAGAGGCCAACGCGCAAAGCGTGGTGCTAGAGCAACAGAATGGAGTGCGCCGAACCCTCAGTCGCGACGAATTGGAGGAGTTCAAGAGCTCGGGGCAGTCCATGATGCCAGAGGGTTTCGAAGCCTTGATCACGCCGACGGAGATGGGTGAGTTGCTTTGGTATATCAAGAACTGGCGCTACCAACGGGACGGCATCCCAGCATCGGCCATTTTGCCCGGTCGAGAGTAG
- the nagB gene encoding glucosamine-6-phosphate deaminase — MRVVILDSTEAVSRFAADQVAGAIDRARETRKPPVLGLATGGTPLGLYNELVQRYRDGILSFADVFSFNLDEYVGLPPEHDQSYHYYMKESLFRHIDIRTENTSVPQTWNCDLPASAKAYETKISHAGGIDLQVLGIGTDGHIGFNEVGSSLASRTRLKTLTRQTRSDNARYFASIDEVPIAAITMGIATILEARSILLLATGANKAKAVAGCVEGAVSSGLPASALQLHPNVTIVVDRPAASLLQHTEYYEDSERVRAKLQSV, encoded by the coding sequence GTGCGTGTTGTTATTCTTGATTCGACGGAAGCGGTGTCCCGGTTTGCTGCGGATCAAGTTGCTGGGGCGATCGATCGCGCTCGCGAAACCAGAAAGCCGCCTGTGCTCGGATTGGCGACAGGCGGAACGCCTCTCGGACTCTACAACGAATTGGTCCAACGCTATCGCGACGGGATTCTATCGTTCGCCGACGTTTTCTCATTCAATCTCGATGAATATGTCGGTCTCCCTCCTGAACACGATCAAAGCTATCACTACTACATGAAGGAGTCGCTGTTCCGACACATCGATATCCGCACCGAGAACACCTCGGTTCCACAAACTTGGAATTGCGACCTTCCTGCGAGCGCCAAAGCATACGAAACGAAAATCAGCCATGCGGGCGGTATCGACCTTCAAGTCCTGGGGATCGGCACCGATGGCCACATCGGGTTCAACGAAGTCGGTTCTTCCCTCGCATCTCGCACCCGGCTCAAAACCTTGACGCGTCAAACCCGAAGCGACAATGCGCGTTACTTCGCCTCGATCGATGAAGTCCCTATTGCCGCGATCACCATGGGGATCGCGACGATTCTCGAGGCTCGTTCGATTCTTCTTTTAGCGACCGGAGCCAACAAAGCCAAAGCGGTTGCCGGGTGTGTCGAAGGCGCCGTTTCATCGGGACTGCCAGCCAGCGCGTTGCAGCTTCATCCCAACGTTACCATCGTCGTCGATCGCCCTGCCGCTTCGCTGCTCCAGCATACCGAATACTACGAAGACTCCGAACGGGTCCGGGCCAAACTGCAATCGGTATAG
- a CDS encoding YbhN family protein: MNLSPQSPEPNPSSETPTKASPVPSTPSRAVSRLGESAKITAILAIMAFAFWMVKKKLSSGGVTWDKVSESIGTLPWYHFAIALALTVLNYIVLTGYDWIAVRHLRKKLPISKIMAGAVVGYACGNVLGWLLGGNAVRYRMYSTWGFSLLEIIAFVSILSITFWLGLFLLAGVAFVALPIHLPEDVMEKLVLEPRTWGYVFLSCVLGYLMSCLFIRKPIRFRDFEVALPPFKLSVMQLLVSAGDFLLATTVLYSLMPPDVIGSGPDQINFSTVLIAYISAQIAAVITHVPGGYGILEMILLSFLPGSWESQVFSAVILFRVIYYLLPALVAGALFLYNEYRSGRRPQGTIHGE, encoded by the coding sequence ATGAATTTGTCTCCGCAATCCCCTGAGCCCAATCCCTCCAGCGAAACCCCTACCAAGGCGTCGCCCGTTCCTTCGACCCCGAGCCGCGCGGTCAGCCGGCTAGGTGAATCGGCGAAAATCACAGCGATCCTTGCCATCATGGCGTTTGCCTTTTGGATGGTGAAGAAGAAACTCTCTTCGGGTGGGGTTACCTGGGATAAAGTATCTGAATCCATCGGGACTCTTCCCTGGTACCACTTTGCGATCGCTTTGGCGTTAACGGTCCTGAACTACATCGTCCTGACCGGATACGACTGGATCGCGGTCCGACATCTTCGGAAAAAACTCCCCATTTCCAAGATCATGGCGGGTGCCGTCGTGGGGTACGCCTGTGGCAATGTGCTCGGTTGGTTACTTGGCGGGAATGCGGTCCGATACCGCATGTATTCCACTTGGGGATTCTCCCTGTTGGAAATCATCGCCTTCGTCTCGATCCTATCGATCACCTTCTGGCTCGGACTCTTTTTGCTGGCCGGTGTCGCCTTCGTCGCGCTTCCTATTCATTTGCCCGAAGATGTTATGGAGAAGCTGGTGCTCGAGCCCCGGACGTGGGGATATGTATTCCTCTCCTGCGTTCTAGGCTATCTCATGTCCTGCCTCTTTATTCGCAAGCCTATCCGATTTCGGGACTTCGAAGTGGCGCTTCCCCCTTTCAAGCTCTCGGTCATGCAGCTGCTGGTTTCTGCGGGAGATTTCCTGCTGGCTACGACCGTTCTCTATAGTTTGATGCCCCCCGACGTCATCGGAAGCGGCCCAGACCAAATCAATTTCTCCACCGTATTAATCGCTTACATCTCCGCGCAGATTGCAGCCGTCATCACGCACGTTCCTGGCGGCTACGGCATCCTCGAAATGATCTTGCTGAGCTTCCTACCCGGCAGTTGGGAAAGCCAAGTCTTTTCGGCCGTCATTCTCTTCCGAGTCATTTACTACTTGCTGCCGGCGCTCGTGGCGGGAGCGTTGTTCTTGTACAACGAATATCGATCAGGGCGACGTCCTCAGGGCACGATCCATGGCGAATGA